In one Sphingobacterium daejeonense genomic region, the following are encoded:
- a CDS encoding dihydroorotase, producing the protein MKGIPNLAESVMISRDLFLAEYNESPIHFSTISTEEGVDLIKKAKAKGIKVTCDVAAHNLVFTDEDVKGFDSNYKVSPPLRTKKDVKALIKGLKDGVIDAVVSQHTPQEIEFKQVEFQIAKNGIIAAQTVLPLLLKAGLTVETIVEKLAINPRKVLGLDIPVIAEGEEANLVLFSPSKKWIFDNKTNKSKSANSPLFGQELTGQVIAVINNNKLHIN; encoded by the coding sequence ATGAAAGGAATTCCAAACCTTGCTGAATCTGTCATGATCTCAAGGGATCTGTTCCTTGCAGAATATAATGAATCTCCAATCCATTTTTCTACGATTTCTACAGAAGAAGGGGTTGATCTAATCAAGAAAGCAAAAGCAAAAGGAATCAAGGTAACCTGTGACGTGGCTGCTCATAACTTGGTATTTACCGATGAAGACGTCAAAGGATTTGATTCGAATTATAAAGTGAGTCCTCCATTGCGTACCAAGAAAGATGTGAAAGCCTTGATCAAGGGATTGAAGGATGGTGTGATAGATGCTGTTGTATCACAACATACTCCGCAAGAGATTGAATTCAAGCAGGTTGAGTTTCAGATTGCCAAGAATGGTATAATCGCAGCGCAGACAGTTCTTCCATTGTTACTTAAGGCAGGGTTAACTGTTGAGACGATCGTGGAAAAATTAGCTATAAACCCAAGAAAGGTGCTAGGATTGGACATTCCAGTGATTGCTGAGGGTGAAGAAGCTAATTTGGTGTTGTTTAGTCCATCTAAAAAATGGATATTTGATAATAAGACCAATAAATCCAAATCTGCTAACAGTCCATTATTTGGTCAGGAATTGACAGGTCAAGTGATAGCAGTCATAAACAACAATAAATTGCACATCAATTAA
- the ribD gene encoding bifunctional diaminohydroxyphosphoribosylaminopyrimidine deaminase/5-amino-6-(5-phosphoribosylamino)uracil reductase RibD gives MHEGYMKRCLELAVLGAGKTSPNPMVGAVIVRDDEIIGEGYTSPYGGPHAEVNAVRSVIDKYGEERARELFEQSTIYVSLEPCAHFGKTPPCADMIVDMGFKKAVIACLDPFAKVNGMGLQKLQDAGIETEVGVLEEDAKWLNRRFFTKLKEFRPYVILKWAETSDGYFAPLEGQRWISNNASKQLVHKWRSEEDAILVGKRTAQLDNPSLTVREWVGRNPKRILIDKNLELPENLAIFNDDAETIIFNAKKTDWKGNRKYIELENFDLYLPQQILYQLYLMDIQSIIVEGGKKTLDLFIAAGLWDEARIFIGADSWGEGIKAPEIEGELVEGTMVGNDRLMIIRR, from the coding sequence ATGCATGAAGGATATATGAAGCGTTGTTTGGAATTGGCTGTCTTGGGCGCAGGCAAGACCAGTCCTAACCCGATGGTTGGAGCGGTGATCGTCCGTGATGACGAGATAATCGGTGAAGGATATACATCGCCTTATGGCGGTCCGCATGCTGAAGTCAATGCCGTACGGTCAGTGATCGATAAGTATGGAGAGGAGAGGGCAAGAGAGCTCTTTGAACAGAGCACGATCTATGTTAGCCTGGAACCTTGTGCACATTTTGGGAAAACACCTCCATGTGCAGACATGATCGTCGATATGGGCTTTAAAAAAGCTGTGATCGCTTGCTTGGACCCCTTTGCCAAGGTCAATGGTATGGGATTGCAGAAGTTGCAAGATGCAGGAATTGAAACTGAAGTAGGAGTTTTGGAAGAGGATGCTAAGTGGTTGAACCGTAGGTTTTTTACCAAGTTAAAAGAATTCCGGCCTTATGTAATTCTGAAATGGGCCGAGACATCGGATGGCTACTTTGCACCACTTGAGGGGCAACGATGGATCAGTAATAATGCCAGCAAGCAACTTGTGCATAAATGGCGTTCCGAAGAAGATGCCATATTGGTAGGCAAGAGAACCGCCCAATTGGACAACCCAAGCCTTACCGTGCGCGAATGGGTAGGCAGGAACCCCAAGAGAATCTTGATCGACAAGAACCTAGAACTGCCAGAAAACTTGGCTATTTTCAACGATGATGCCGAAACGATTATTTTCAATGCCAAGAAAACAGATTGGAAAGGCAACCGGAAATATATTGAGCTCGAGAACTTTGATCTTTATTTGCCACAGCAGATTCTATATCAATTGTATCTGATGGATATTCAGTCGATTATCGTTGAGGGGGGCAAGAAAACGTTGGATCTTTTTATTGCTGCCGGTCTTTGGGATGAGGCGAGGATTTTTATTGGAGCTGATTCCTGGGGCGAAGGTATCAAAGCACCAGAAATCGAAGGAGAGCTGGTCGAAGGAACAATGGTAGGCAATGACAGGTTGATGATCATTAGACGGTAG
- a CDS encoding lmo0937 family membrane protein — translation MGNILYLIAVILVIIWAISFFGGYATGGIIHILLVIAIIVVLLRIIRGNA, via the coding sequence ATGGGAAATATTTTGTATTTAATCGCAGTTATTCTTGTTATCATTTGGGCAATTAGCTTCTTTGGAGGTTATGCAACAGGAGGTATTATCCACATTTTATTGGTAATCGCCATCATTGTGGTATTATTGAGAATAATCAGAGGGAACGCTTAG
- a CDS encoding UbiX family flavin prenyltransferase — MRKKKVVVAITGASGSIYAKVLLDKLVGLSDQIESVGLVMSDNAKDVWQFELDDKSYEQYDFPTYQKNDFMAPFASGSAKYDTMFVVPCSMGTMARIAHGISSDLTTRAADVILKERRKLILLTRETPLSSIHIQNMALITQAGGIICPASPSFYSRPQTFEELASTVIDRALDIAGFDLDTFRWGK, encoded by the coding sequence ATGAGGAAGAAAAAAGTTGTCGTAGCAATAACCGGTGCGTCGGGTTCCATTTATGCAAAAGTATTGTTGGATAAATTGGTTGGTTTGTCGGATCAGATTGAGTCGGTCGGCTTGGTGATGTCAGACAACGCGAAGGATGTTTGGCAATTTGAGCTAGATGACAAGAGCTATGAGCAATATGATTTTCCTACCTATCAGAAGAATGATTTTATGGCACCCTTTGCTTCGGGTTCTGCGAAGTATGACACGATGTTTGTGGTTCCATGTTCGATGGGTACCATGGCAAGGATCGCTCATGGAATATCTTCAGACCTTACGACACGTGCAGCCGATGTCATCCTTAAGGAGCGCCGCAAGCTGATATTATTGACCCGGGAGACGCCGCTCAGCAGCATACATATCCAAAATATGGCCTTGATTACCCAGGCAGGTGGTATTATCTGCCCTGCTTCACCATCATTTTACAGCCGTCCGCAGACCTTTGAGGAGCTTGCCTCGACAGTAATCGACCGAGCATTGGACATTGCAGGCTTTGACTTGGATACATTTCGCTGGGGAAAATAG
- the prmC gene encoding peptide chain release factor N(5)-glutamine methyltransferase: protein MFELIVFYFYPMKTLGTLRQQYLSELATIYDQDETLSLFNIVTEHLLGYSRTQVSMNLQTDINDDTTADFEKFLQQLKSGRPVQHIIGKAPFYGLEFIVSEDTLIPRPETEELVDLIIKENNTSPELQIIDIGTGTGCIAISLKKNLNQAEVSAVDISPEAIAIARQNSNNNESPVNFRCLDILEWNLVFADTELFDIIVSNPPYITQQEKNDMHRNVLQFEPHTALFVEDSAPLLFYDHIASFALKHLKKEGALYFEINQYLAKETQELLFKKGFSEVKVLNDINGVPRMIKASKFNSR from the coding sequence ATGTTTGAGCTAATTGTTTTTTACTTTTACCCCATGAAGACCCTTGGCACCCTAAGACAGCAGTATCTTTCAGAATTAGCAACAATTTATGATCAGGATGAAACCCTGAGCTTGTTCAATATTGTAACTGAACATCTTCTGGGATATTCAAGGACGCAGGTCAGCATGAATCTGCAGACGGACATCAATGATGACACAACAGCAGATTTCGAGAAATTCCTGCAGCAGCTGAAATCCGGGAGGCCTGTTCAGCACATCATCGGGAAAGCACCGTTCTATGGCCTTGAATTTATTGTTTCTGAGGACACGCTGATTCCAAGACCAGAAACTGAAGAATTGGTCGATCTTATCATCAAGGAAAATAATACATCTCCGGAGCTTCAGATAATCGATATCGGCACAGGAACCGGCTGTATTGCCATCAGCCTAAAGAAGAACCTCAACCAAGCAGAGGTTTCGGCCGTAGATATCTCCCCTGAAGCAATTGCTATCGCTAGACAAAACTCAAACAACAACGAAAGTCCAGTAAATTTCCGTTGCCTCGATATCCTGGAATGGAACTTGGTCTTTGCCGACACTGAATTATTTGACATTATCGTCAGCAACCCTCCCTACATCACACAACAGGAAAAGAATGATATGCACCGCAACGTACTGCAATTCGAGCCACACACGGCCTTATTTGTAGAAGATTCGGCTCCACTGTTGTTTTATGATCACATTGCCTCATTCGCCCTGAAACACCTCAAAAAAGAAGGAGCTCTTTATTTCGAAATCAATCAGTACCTCGCAAAAGAAACCCAAGAACTCCTGTTCAAGAAAGGTTTTTCAGAGGTTAAGGTGCTAAATGATATCAATGGAGTACCGAGAATGATCAAAGCAAGCAAATTCAATAGTCGCTAG
- a CDS encoding glycosyltransferase: MFFSVIVPLYNRPVEIKEMLTSLLDQTYKDFEVIIVEDGSKNKAEHIVDKFKDKLDVKYYFKENEGQGFARNYGFERAKGDYFIVFDSDIIVPKDYFLKVIDGIKEHGYDAFGGPDAAHDSFTAIQKAISYSMTSPFTTGGIRGNKKHVGQFHPRSFNLGISREVWEKTGGFKLSRRSEDIEFSIRMINSGFKVGLIPDAFVYHKRRTSFGQFYKQTHNFGKGRIDIYCLYPKELKPVHALPAVFVLGLILLLMIDVINLLTMDEIYFLHILGLIGNTFLVFYTILLFLHALVTTKSLKVGLLSVVAAFTQLIAYGSGFLSQYAQRFITNKRG, from the coding sequence ATGTTTTTTTCCGTAATCGTACCGCTCTATAACAGGCCAGTCGAGATCAAGGAAATGTTGACTTCGCTTTTGGATCAAACCTACAAAGATTTTGAGGTGATTATCGTAGAAGATGGATCCAAAAATAAAGCGGAACATATTGTAGATAAGTTTAAAGATAAACTTGATGTAAAGTATTACTTCAAGGAAAATGAAGGTCAAGGCTTCGCGAGGAATTACGGTTTTGAAAGAGCAAAAGGTGATTATTTCATAGTTTTTGATTCTGATATTATCGTTCCCAAGGATTATTTCTTAAAAGTAATCGACGGCATAAAGGAACATGGGTATGACGCCTTTGGAGGTCCTGATGCTGCACATGACTCTTTTACTGCTATTCAGAAAGCAATTAGCTATTCGATGACCAGTCCGTTTACGACGGGAGGAATTCGAGGAAACAAAAAGCATGTTGGTCAATTTCATCCCAGGAGTTTCAATCTTGGGATATCGAGGGAAGTCTGGGAAAAAACAGGTGGCTTTAAGCTTTCCCGTAGGTCTGAGGATATTGAGTTCAGTATCCGTATGATCAATTCAGGATTTAAGGTTGGATTGATCCCTGATGCCTTTGTATATCATAAACGCAGAACCAGTTTCGGACAATTTTACAAACAGACCCATAATTTTGGGAAAGGCAGAATCGATATTTATTGCTTGTATCCCAAGGAATTAAAGCCTGTTCATGCTTTGCCGGCTGTTTTTGTGCTAGGTCTGATACTTTTATTGATGATCGATGTCATTAACCTGTTGACCATGGATGAAATTTATTTCTTACATATATTAGGTCTGATAGGCAATACATTTTTGGTATTCTATACTATCCTGTTGTTTTTACATGCGTTGGTGACAACAAAGAGTTTAAAGGTTGGGCTTTTGTCGGTTGTTGCAGCGTTTACTCAATTAATAGCTTATGGATCAGGATTTTTGAGCCAATATGCACAAAGGTTCATCACGAACAAAAGAGGATAA
- a CDS encoding MBL fold metallo-hydrolase encodes MRVTFLGTGTSQGVPVIACPCPVCHSEDKRDKRLRSSIMIDYNDRTIVVDTGPDFRYQMLRQDVKRLDAVLMTHSHKDHIAGLDDVRAFNYQQQQSIPIYSNKATHDALRKEFYYAFSDYKYPGVPQLELEEIFAGEPFELYGKSILPIEVMHYKMPVLGFRIDNFAYITDAKTISEESFKLLEGVEVLILNALQREPHISHLTLEEAIEVSNRISPKKTFLTHISHRFGKHIDIEKMLPEGIFVSHDQLVIEI; translated from the coding sequence TTGAGAGTTACATTTTTAGGTACAGGAACTTCACAAGGTGTTCCGGTTATAGCCTGTCCTTGTCCGGTTTGTCATTCAGAAGATAAACGTGATAAACGTTTACGGTCTTCTATAATGATAGATTACAACGATCGTACGATTGTTGTGGACACAGGTCCTGACTTTCGGTACCAAATGCTGCGTCAAGATGTGAAGCGTCTGGATGCGGTTTTGATGACACACTCTCATAAAGATCATATCGCTGGATTGGATGATGTAAGAGCATTCAATTATCAACAGCAACAATCTATTCCTATCTATTCAAACAAAGCTACACATGATGCATTAAGGAAGGAATTCTATTATGCATTTTCTGACTATAAATATCCTGGAGTTCCACAATTGGAGCTGGAGGAGATATTTGCGGGAGAACCCTTTGAGCTTTATGGCAAATCCATCCTTCCTATTGAGGTTATGCATTATAAGATGCCTGTACTTGGATTTCGAATAGATAATTTTGCGTACATCACTGATGCCAAAACTATATCCGAGGAGTCCTTTAAATTGCTGGAGGGTGTTGAGGTTTTGATTTTGAATGCGCTGCAGCGGGAACCTCATATTTCACATCTTACTTTGGAGGAAGCGATTGAGGTTTCCAACAGAATTTCTCCCAAAAAGACCTTTCTAACACATATTTCTCATCGCTTTGGCAAGCATATAGATATCGAAAAGATGCTGCCAGAGGGAATTTTTGTCTCTCACGATCAATTAGTTATTGAAATTTGA
- a CDS encoding ankyrin repeat domain-containing protein, with product MRNSSSQNGYQVFPIHSALSNGQDNIAKMLIEAGAEVNVLQSSRISPLHLAAQQGNVDLIIILLEHGANIAIKNDFGQTASDLAAEKGYNEIAEILKA from the coding sequence ATCCGAAACTCCTCATCCCAAAATGGCTACCAGGTATTCCCTATTCATTCTGCACTCAGCAATGGACAGGACAATATCGCAAAAATGCTCATCGAAGCCGGTGCCGAAGTAAATGTATTGCAATCCTCAAGGATAAGTCCCCTGCACCTCGCTGCACAACAAGGGAATGTCGACCTCATTATTATCCTCTTGGAACATGGAGCCAACATAGCCATCAAAAATGATTTCGGACAGACAGCCTCAGATCTGGCTGCTGAAAAAGGATACAACGAAATCGCTGAAATTCTGAAAGCTTAA
- a CDS encoding DUF2851 family protein: protein MKRKRVRILRRLLSNHFIYWRSIVFIPLLFAYGKYVGDQNYMDRAISWLESLKAENNSVSRRYKRYGLTLCNALETQAVFAHAFNLLRS, encoded by the coding sequence TTGAAAAGGAAACGAGTTCGCATTCTACGGCGATTACTGAGCAATCATTTCATTTATTGGCGATCAATAGTTTTTATTCCGCTTCTATTTGCTTATGGGAAATATGTAGGCGACCAGAATTATATGGACCGTGCGATTTCATGGTTAGAGAGCCTGAAGGCAGAAAACAATTCCGTGAGCAGGCGCTACAAGAGGTATGGGCTGACGCTATGTAATGCCTTGGAGACCCAGGCAGTTTTTGCACATGCGTTCAACCTATTGCGATCCTAA
- a CDS encoding 2-C-methyl-D-erythritol 4-phosphate cytidylyltransferase: MSTNFTIIVAAGTGSRIGGNLPKQFLLLDSKPILMHTIEKFAHSSSNPQIILVLSESMLQYWKELCTEYNFEIHHYIAIGGTTRFQSVKNGLELIKKENLNLKDVKVAVHDGARPLISTVLIDELFNTCTVEKPAVIPAVQSTNSVRIGTSENSNAVDRQSVWLVQTPQLFMGNLLVEAYMQTEESYFTDDASVVEKLSNNLYLLPGDQQNLKITYEEDLAIAQLLFNKSKRSL; this comes from the coding sequence ATGTCTACGAATTTCACTATAATCGTTGCTGCAGGAACGGGATCCAGAATCGGAGGTAATCTCCCCAAACAATTTTTATTGCTGGATAGCAAACCTATCCTTATGCACACAATTGAGAAATTTGCCCATTCATCAAGTAATCCTCAAATAATTCTTGTACTCTCAGAATCCATGCTCCAATACTGGAAAGAGTTATGTACTGAATACAATTTTGAAATCCATCATTATATCGCTATTGGGGGCACAACAAGATTTCAGAGCGTAAAAAATGGCCTCGAGTTAATCAAAAAAGAAAATCTAAACTTGAAGGATGTGAAAGTGGCAGTACATGATGGGGCAAGACCTTTGATCAGCACAGTTTTGATAGATGAGCTATTTAACACCTGTACAGTGGAAAAACCAGCAGTCATACCTGCGGTCCAAAGTACAAACTCAGTACGTATCGGCACATCAGAAAATAGTAATGCTGTAGACAGACAGTCCGTATGGTTGGTACAGACTCCACAATTGTTTATGGGGAATCTGTTGGTTGAGGCTTATATGCAAACAGAGGAAAGTTATTTCACAGATGACGCCTCAGTAGTAGAAAAGTTGAGCAACAACCTTTATCTCCTTCCTGGTGACCAACAGAACCTGAAGATTACCTATGAGGAAGATTTAGCCATTGCTCAACTGTTATTTAATAAATCTAAGCGTTCCCTCTGA
- a CDS encoding DUF4199 domain-containing protein: protein MDSTYSPEVNVKKKAIIYGVILGVISLVLSIISLYFSKTATSIVFSSVINILISYVLFLAAAVFFTLQLRKAVGGYWDFSTALKNIFIMLAITTVVGTIGINLFNVAYPNLQFEAIENTQNLTIEMMESNNIPDEQIDTTLEMLDQQKEALGSLSIGQILKGMAISILLYFILALIFAAIFKRERPMFRKSWI from the coding sequence ATGGATTCTACTTATTCACCTGAAGTTAATGTAAAGAAAAAGGCCATTATCTATGGCGTCATCTTAGGGGTAATCTCTTTGGTTCTTTCCATTATTTCACTTTATTTTTCCAAGACAGCAACATCGATTGTTTTTTCATCGGTCATCAATATTCTAATCAGTTATGTGTTGTTTTTAGCTGCTGCAGTATTTTTTACGCTTCAATTGCGAAAAGCTGTTGGCGGTTATTGGGACTTTTCGACAGCATTGAAAAATATTTTCATTATGCTTGCCATCACTACTGTGGTTGGGACAATCGGTATTAATTTATTCAATGTTGCTTATCCGAATCTACAATTTGAGGCTATTGAAAATACCCAGAACCTGACGATAGAAATGATGGAATCGAACAACATTCCTGATGAGCAGATAGACACTACCTTGGAGATGTTGGACCAACAAAAAGAAGCATTAGGTTCTTTGTCGATTGGTCAGATATTGAAAGGTATGGCGATATCAATTTTGCTGTATTTTATTTTGGCTTTGATTTTTGCTGCTATCTTCAAGAGAGAGAGGCCAATGTTCAGAAAAAGCTGGATCTGA
- the queA gene encoding tRNA preQ1(34) S-adenosylmethionine ribosyltransferase-isomerase QueA, giving the protein MKLSQFNFNLPESLLASEPSEQRDESRLMVLHRDSGKIEHKIFKDVLDYFDDKDVMILNNTKVFPARMYGNKEKTGATIEVFLLRELNKELRLWDVLVDPARKIRVGNKLYFGDDDLLVAEVVDNTTSRGRTIRFLFDGTDEEFRKNIEILGETPLPKYIKRKATPEDKFRYQTIYAKNEGAVAAPTAGLHFSRELMKRLELKGVDFAEVTLHVGLGTFRTVEVEDLTKHKMDSEQFIISEEAARIVNKGIDNKRKICAVGTTSMRAIESSVSADHHLKAANDWTSKFIYPPYDFSIANSMITNFHTPQSTLLVMIAAFAGYENVMNAYEVAVKEKYRFYSYGDAMLII; this is encoded by the coding sequence ATGAAATTATCTCAATTCAACTTTAATCTTCCTGAATCATTACTAGCATCTGAACCTTCAGAACAAAGGGATGAATCTCGTCTAATGGTTTTACACCGCGACAGCGGAAAAATCGAACACAAGATCTTCAAGGATGTTCTAGATTATTTTGATGATAAAGATGTAATGATCTTAAACAACACCAAAGTATTCCCTGCCAGAATGTATGGTAACAAGGAGAAAACAGGTGCTACTATCGAAGTATTCTTGTTAAGAGAACTTAACAAAGAATTACGTCTTTGGGATGTATTGGTTGATCCAGCACGTAAAATCCGTGTAGGAAATAAATTATATTTTGGAGATGACGATTTATTGGTAGCTGAAGTAGTTGACAATACGACTTCTCGTGGCCGTACAATCCGTTTCCTTTTTGATGGTACGGACGAAGAATTCCGCAAGAACATTGAAATCTTAGGAGAAACTCCTCTACCTAAATATATCAAGAGAAAAGCAACTCCAGAAGATAAATTCCGTTACCAAACAATCTATGCTAAAAACGAAGGTGCCGTAGCAGCTCCAACTGCTGGCCTTCACTTCTCTCGTGAATTGATGAAACGCCTGGAACTTAAAGGTGTAGATTTTGCAGAAGTAACCCTTCACGTTGGTCTAGGAACTTTCCGTACAGTGGAAGTGGAAGACTTGACCAAACATAAAATGGATTCTGAACAATTCATCATTTCTGAAGAAGCAGCTCGCATCGTAAATAAAGGAATCGATAACAAACGTAAAATCTGTGCTGTAGGAACAACATCTATGCGCGCGATCGAATCTTCAGTATCTGCTGACCATCACTTGAAAGCAGCTAATGACTGGACTTCAAAATTCATCTACCCTCCTTACGATTTCAGCATCGCTAATTCGATGATCACAAATTTCCACACGCCGCAATCTACACTATTGGTGATGATCGCTGCGTTTGCAGGATATGAAAATGTAATGAATGCTTATGAAGTAGCCGTAAAAGAAAAATACCGCTTCTATAGCTATGGTGATGCCATGTTGATCATCTAA
- a CDS encoding site-specific integrase — MKSNQKLTVLFWHRKSKADASGMAPIICRVSIDGAEAEFSIGRKVRAQQWDTEAKKAKGGAEARSINKRIIQISSDLERHFTILQMEHSHITPIMLRNVFNGLPASHRKGSIKKVVPQSATILTITDGFVKNFEEMVDKGIRSAETLRQWKSTRNKISEFIQYAFGKKDLDLQDIDYSFATRFYRYLTVEREKVLQEAAAKKQIKNTKQILFIAESSGNITKNPIQKFRCGGDETDIQPLEFYQVCLLWQKVIPIKRLEEVRDVFIFQCFTGFAFQDVHGLTDSHLIKVGLKGEKWLIKERGKTGVPEMVPVMPIIEELIEKYSHHECRIILGRLLPVNSNARYNGYLKEIAVLCGLDRELNTHLARHTFADMMLNVFGFSLEEVSKMLGHKTIRTTQRYAKVKKNKISQTWEKVRSNVFAEDGQLKQIG; from the coding sequence ATGAAAAGTAACCAGAAATTAACGGTGCTGTTCTGGCACCGCAAATCGAAAGCCGATGCCAGCGGAATGGCGCCCATTATTTGTCGCGTTAGTATTGACGGCGCAGAAGCAGAATTCTCCATTGGCAGGAAAGTAAGAGCCCAGCAATGGGATACTGAAGCCAAAAAAGCAAAGGGTGGTGCAGAAGCGAGAAGCATCAATAAACGGATCATCCAGATCTCATCCGATCTTGAGAGGCATTTCACTATCCTGCAGATGGAACATTCCCATATTACCCCCATTATGCTCAGAAATGTATTTAACGGTCTTCCAGCCAGTCACAGAAAAGGAAGTATTAAAAAAGTCGTTCCACAGTCCGCTACCATCCTTACCATAACTGACGGCTTTGTAAAGAATTTTGAAGAAATGGTAGATAAGGGGATCCGGTCTGCCGAGACACTAAGGCAATGGAAATCAACTAGGAACAAGATCTCTGAATTCATTCAGTATGCATTTGGAAAGAAAGACCTGGATCTTCAAGATATTGACTATTCCTTTGCAACGCGGTTCTATCGTTACCTAACTGTTGAGAGGGAAAAGGTCTTGCAGGAAGCAGCTGCCAAGAAACAGATCAAGAATACCAAACAAATTCTTTTCATTGCAGAGTCCAGTGGCAATATTACCAAGAACCCCATTCAGAAATTCCGTTGTGGCGGAGATGAAACCGATATCCAGCCCTTAGAATTTTATCAGGTATGCCTGCTCTGGCAGAAAGTTATCCCGATCAAACGATTGGAAGAAGTAAGAGACGTTTTCATATTCCAATGTTTTACAGGATTTGCTTTCCAGGATGTCCACGGTTTAACAGATTCCCATTTGATCAAGGTCGGGCTCAAAGGAGAAAAATGGCTCATCAAGGAAAGAGGAAAAACAGGAGTTCCTGAAATGGTCCCCGTTATGCCGATCATCGAAGAGCTGATAGAAAAATATAGTCATCATGAATGCCGGATTATTTTGGGACGTTTATTACCGGTCAACAGCAATGCCAGATACAATGGTTATCTTAAAGAAATTGCTGTACTGTGTGGATTGGACAGGGAGCTCAATACCCATTTGGCAAGGCATACTTTTGCCGATATGATGCTAAATGTATTTGGGTTCTCCTTGGAGGAGGTAAGCAAGATGCTCGGACACAAGACCATAAGGACAACCCAGAGATATGCTAAAGTGAAAAAGAACAAAATCAGTCAAACTTGGGAGAAGGTACGCTCGAACGTCTTTGCTGAAGATGGACAGCTCAAACAAATAGGATAA
- a CDS encoding glycosyltransferase family 2 protein, with product MDISVVVPLYNEEESLPELTAWIKRVMDAHNFSYEIVLVDDGSKDKSWQVIQSLKEGDENIIGIRFRRNYGKSAALNVGFAAAEGDVVITMDADLQDSPDEIPELYDRIKNQGADLVSGWKKKRYDPLTKTIPTKLFNSVTRSMSGIDNLHDFNCGLKAYKKDVVKSIEVYGEMHRYIPVLAKWAGFSNIQEQVVQHYPRKYGTTKFGPGRFVKGFLDLMSIFFVGKFAKRPMHFFGPLGVISFLLGFIITIWLICEKLMSIANGTVYRNVTDQPLFFLALVAIIIGSQMFLTGFVAELVSRNGTDRNKYHVDQVI from the coding sequence ATGGATATTTCAGTAGTAGTACCATTATATAACGAGGAAGAGTCACTTCCAGAGTTGACCGCTTGGATCAAGCGTGTCATGGATGCCCACAATTTCAGTTATGAGATCGTTTTGGTTGACGATGGCAGTAAGGATAAGTCATGGCAAGTCATTCAATCTTTGAAGGAGGGGGATGAGAATATCATTGGAATTCGTTTTCGCCGGAACTACGGCAAGTCAGCGGCGTTGAACGTTGGTTTTGCTGCGGCAGAAGGGGATGTGGTGATCACAATGGATGCCGACCTGCAAGACAGCCCAGACGAGATTCCTGAGCTCTACGACCGTATCAAGAACCAAGGGGCAGACCTTGTTTCAGGATGGAAGAAAAAACGTTATGATCCATTGACAAAGACCATTCCTACCAAACTGTTCAATTCGGTTACCAGGAGCATGTCAGGGATCGACAATTTACATGATTTTAATTGTGGCCTGAAAGCATACAAAAAAGATGTTGTAAAAAGTATCGAAGTGTATGGCGAGATGCACCGTTATATTCCGGTATTGGCTAAATGGGCAGGTTTCAGCAATATCCAAGAGCAGGTAGTACAGCACTATCCCCGCAAATATGGCACAACGAAATTTGGTCCTGGAAGATTTGTTAAAGGGTTTTTGGACCTGATGTCCATTTTCTTTGTGGGCAAATTTGCCAAAAGACCGATGCACTTCTTTGGCCCATTGGGAGTCATCAGCTTCTTACTGGGATTTATCATTACCATTTGGTTAATATGCGAGAAATTGATGAGCATTGCCAACGGTACCGTATATAGAAATGTGACTGATCAACCATTGTTCTTTTTAGCTTTGGTAGCCATAATCATCGGTTCTCAAATGTTTTTGACAGGATTTGTTGCAGAATTAGTTTCTAGAAACGGTACTGACCGAAACAAATATCACGTAGATCAGGTAATTTAA